One genomic segment of Actinoplanes ianthinogenes includes these proteins:
- a CDS encoding Lrp/AsnC family transcriptional regulator: MPVVDELDAAIVGHLQTDARQTNRELARTVGIAPSTCLERVRSLRERGVITGFHAEVSLGALHRGVQALLHVQVRPLNRTVIESFKAYAMGLPEVLSVFVVAGGDDFLVHVAVPSVDALHGFLMDKFSGRREIVGFRSSVIYEHTRKPVIEALDL; the protein is encoded by the coding sequence ATGCCGGTCGTGGACGAACTTGATGCGGCGATCGTGGGCCATTTGCAGACGGATGCGCGGCAGACCAACCGGGAACTGGCCCGCACGGTCGGGATCGCGCCGTCGACCTGCCTGGAACGGGTGCGGTCGCTGCGCGAGCGCGGGGTGATCACCGGGTTTCACGCCGAGGTGTCGCTGGGTGCGCTCCACCGCGGGGTGCAGGCGTTGCTGCACGTGCAGGTGCGGCCACTGAACCGGACGGTGATCGAGAGCTTCAAGGCGTACGCGATGGGGTTGCCGGAGGTGTTGTCGGTGTTCGTGGTCGCCGGCGGTGACGACTTCCTGGTGCACGTGGCGGTGCCGAGCGTGGACGCTCTGCACGGGTTCCTGATGGACAAGTTCAGCGGCCGCCGGGAGATCGTCGGGTTCCGCAGCTCGGTGATCTACGAGCACACCCGCAAGCC
- a CDS encoding Glu/Leu/Phe/Val dehydrogenase, protein MDHEHVVTHRGERTGLPITIAVHTTVRGRSAGGCRITTYPDWRDAVTDALRLSAAMTAKCAIAGLPLGGAKTVVAVPTAYEKGPDLLHDVGDLIASLDGRYATGPDVGTGPGDMAVIAERTPHVFCRPQAAGGSGDSSPHTAAGVVAALRAVCADRFGSPDLGRRSFAILGLGRVGGHVLDLLAATGATISAADVDESRRRPGVTWLSPRQCLTADVDVLIPAALGGLLTARTVPRLRCAAIAGPANNQLDEPGTAGLLHERGILWAPDIVVSAGGLINATAVELLHETPAQAAARVEAIGDTLAAILAAARAGGISPAAAVQ, encoded by the coding sequence ATGGACCACGAACACGTCGTCACCCACCGCGGCGAGCGGACCGGCCTGCCGATCACCATCGCCGTGCACACCACCGTGCGCGGCCGCTCCGCCGGCGGCTGCCGGATCACGACCTACCCGGACTGGCGCGACGCGGTCACCGACGCGCTGCGGCTGTCGGCGGCGATGACCGCCAAGTGCGCGATCGCCGGTCTGCCGCTGGGTGGCGCGAAGACCGTGGTGGCGGTGCCCACGGCGTACGAAAAAGGGCCTGATCTCCTGCATGACGTCGGCGATCTGATCGCGTCTCTCGACGGCCGCTACGCGACCGGGCCGGATGTCGGCACCGGACCCGGCGACATGGCGGTCATCGCCGAACGCACCCCGCACGTGTTCTGCCGCCCGCAGGCGGCCGGCGGCAGCGGCGACTCGTCCCCGCACACCGCCGCCGGGGTCGTCGCCGCGCTGCGCGCCGTCTGCGCCGACCGGTTCGGCTCACCCGACCTGGGACGGCGCAGCTTCGCGATCCTCGGCCTGGGCCGGGTCGGCGGGCACGTGCTCGACCTGCTCGCGGCGACCGGCGCGACGATCAGCGCCGCCGACGTCGACGAGTCGCGGCGCCGGCCCGGTGTCACCTGGCTCAGCCCGCGGCAGTGCCTGACCGCCGACGTCGACGTGCTGATCCCGGCCGCTCTCGGCGGGCTGCTCACCGCACGGACCGTGCCGCGGCTGCGCTGCGCGGCGATCGCCGGGCCGGCCAACAACCAGCTCGACGAGCCGGGCACCGCCGGCCTGCTGCACGAGCGCGGCATCCTGTGGGCGCCGGACATCGTGGTCAGCGCCGGCGGGCTGATCAACGCCACCGCGGTCGAGCTGCTGCACGAGACCCCGGCGCAGGCCGCCGCCCGGGTCGAGGCGATCGGCGACACCCTGGCCGCGATCCTGGCGGCCGCCCGGGCGGGCGGCATCAGCCCGGCGGCCGCCGTACAGTGA
- a CDS encoding alpha/beta fold hydrolase, whose amino-acid sequence MTGADTPPLRFARTSDGVTIGYQMFGRGPVLVWMPSLSNIVAQWRIPAIRAAYRALSRELTVVLYDGRGTGSSDRRVDPDNLGVDAHLRDLRAVLGDAGIDRASLLGYYHATATAIAFAARDPARVQRLVLFGGAPRMREAMLPAQTRALLSLIDQDWDLFADAAAAAWLGWDTGSSNRWTADAFRTATTAPVAKAWFAAAQDIDVTGDLPQVRAPALVLHRQGQQQIPVEVARRLTAALPDARLVELPGSTPTLFLEDPAADLRLVTDFVTSGRVSRTGSGPLTPREREVLRLLPDGDSNAELARRLGIAVHTVERHLASIYRKIGARGRADAVAYALRGVTDFRHPP is encoded by the coding sequence ATGACCGGCGCCGACACCCCGCCGCTGCGGTTCGCCCGCACCAGCGACGGCGTCACCATCGGCTATCAGATGTTCGGCCGCGGCCCGGTGCTGGTCTGGATGCCGTCGCTGAGCAACATCGTCGCCCAGTGGCGGATCCCCGCGATCCGCGCCGCCTATCGGGCGTTGTCGCGGGAGCTGACCGTGGTGCTCTACGACGGTCGCGGCACCGGCAGCTCCGACCGGCGCGTCGACCCGGACAACCTCGGCGTCGACGCGCACCTGCGGGATCTGCGGGCCGTCCTCGGCGACGCCGGGATCGACCGCGCGTCCCTGCTGGGTTATTACCATGCGACGGCCACCGCGATCGCGTTCGCGGCCCGCGACCCGGCCCGGGTGCAGCGGCTGGTGCTGTTCGGCGGCGCGCCGCGGATGCGCGAGGCGATGCTGCCCGCGCAGACCCGGGCCCTGCTGTCGCTGATCGACCAGGACTGGGACCTGTTCGCCGACGCCGCCGCGGCCGCCTGGCTGGGCTGGGACACCGGCTCGTCGAACAGGTGGACCGCCGACGCGTTCCGCACCGCGACGACCGCGCCGGTCGCCAAGGCCTGGTTCGCGGCCGCGCAGGACATCGACGTGACCGGTGACCTGCCGCAGGTGCGCGCACCGGCCCTGGTCCTGCACCGGCAGGGCCAGCAGCAGATCCCGGTCGAGGTCGCCCGCCGGCTGACCGCCGCGCTGCCGGACGCCCGGCTCGTCGAGCTGCCCGGCAGCACGCCGACGCTGTTCCTGGAGGATCCGGCCGCCGACCTGCGCCTGGTGACCGACTTCGTGACCAGCGGCCGGGTCAGCCGCACCGGCAGCGGGCCGCTGACACCCCGGGAGCGGGAGGTGCTGCGGCTGCTGCCCGACGGCGACTCCAACGCCGAGCTCGCCCGCCGGCTGGGGATCGCCGTGCACACCGTGGAGCGGCACCTGGCCAGCATCTACCGCAAGATCGGGGCGCGGGGCCGGGCCGACGCGGTCGCCTACGCGCTGCGCGGCGTGACGGATTTCCGTCATCCGCCGTGA
- a CDS encoding S66 peptidase family protein, producing the protein MTGSASPQLLRPRALRPGDLLVIASLSGPLPAAYERNVEQAVDVLERMGFRVRRAPLLQVGQHRWWSAATPAEIAAELNGLLRDPEVRAIIATDGGQTAFGYLDLIDVEAIRADPKPILGYSDISLLHLVLYARTGLVGFHADMAVPGFGGHWQMVPATRRAQLEKLYSRLLTDTEAIGVLPASSSWECWRAGRAEGRLIGGVINRIALVQATRFAVPLECFDGAVLFWEEMGGLASHVWSYLQVMRHCGILDRISGMVVGVPHDIAGVDSPDASPTLAEIVLDVLGDRDIPVLGNVDFGHAGPNLPMPVGIRVGLDAQQGTLSLLESAVRPGAMTERVS; encoded by the coding sequence GTGACCGGTTCTGCATCGCCTCAGCTGCTTCGGCCTCGTGCGCTGAGGCCAGGTGATCTCCTCGTTATCGCTTCGCTGTCCGGGCCGCTGCCTGCGGCTTACGAGCGCAACGTTGAGCAGGCGGTGGACGTGCTTGAGCGGATGGGATTCCGGGTGCGTCGGGCACCGCTGCTGCAAGTGGGACAGCACCGGTGGTGGAGCGCGGCGACGCCGGCGGAGATCGCCGCGGAGCTCAACGGTCTTCTTCGTGATCCTGAGGTTCGTGCGATCATCGCGACGGACGGCGGCCAGACGGCGTTCGGCTATCTTGACTTGATCGACGTCGAGGCGATCAGGGCCGACCCCAAGCCGATCCTTGGCTACAGCGACATCTCCTTGCTGCATTTGGTGCTCTATGCACGCACAGGTCTGGTCGGGTTCCATGCCGACATGGCCGTGCCTGGCTTCGGCGGGCACTGGCAGATGGTGCCGGCGACCCGTCGAGCGCAGCTCGAGAAACTGTATTCAAGGTTGCTGACCGATACCGAGGCGATCGGTGTGTTACCTGCGAGTTCGTCGTGGGAGTGCTGGCGTGCCGGGCGTGCCGAAGGCCGGCTGATCGGTGGGGTGATCAATCGCATCGCGCTGGTGCAGGCGACGCGTTTCGCGGTGCCGCTCGAATGCTTCGACGGTGCCGTGTTGTTCTGGGAGGAGATGGGCGGCCTGGCATCGCATGTATGGAGCTATCTGCAGGTGATGCGGCATTGCGGCATCCTCGATCGGATCTCTGGCATGGTCGTGGGCGTTCCGCACGATATCGCCGGAGTGGACTCGCCTGACGCGTCCCCGACGCTGGCCGAGATCGTCCTTGACGTGCTTGGCGACCGTGACATCCCGGTGCTGGGCAACGTCGATTTCGGACATGCCGGGCCGAATCTGCCGATGCCGGTCGGCATCCGGGTCGGCCTCGATGCGCAGCAGGGGACGTTATCGCTGCTCGAATCGGCAGTGCGACCGGGTGCGATGACGGAGCGGGTCAGCTGA
- a CDS encoding LuxR family transcriptional regulator has protein sequence MNTQPDAPRHVVATSADADTVLRRLAREGWTARSGFALPDPAWDVAAHRIVLHGRIADDDTETVALAVLAAARGAGVVAVCDPESAAGRALIDDLSRIGAVHRGTDGADPVASLIPEQRALLDRLAAGDTIAAAAAAEFLSLRTANRRIAEARALFGVRTTREAVLAYLRQRQPE, from the coding sequence GTGAACACACAGCCCGACGCACCACGCCACGTAGTAGCCACCTCGGCCGACGCTGACACCGTCCTGCGGCGGCTGGCCCGCGAGGGCTGGACCGCCCGATCCGGATTCGCCCTGCCCGACCCGGCCTGGGACGTCGCCGCGCACCGCATCGTCCTGCACGGGCGCATCGCCGACGACGACACCGAAACCGTCGCCCTGGCCGTGCTCGCCGCCGCCCGCGGCGCCGGCGTCGTCGCCGTCTGCGACCCCGAGTCGGCGGCCGGGCGGGCCCTGATCGACGACCTGAGCCGGATCGGCGCCGTGCACCGCGGCACCGACGGCGCCGACCCGGTCGCCAGCCTCATCCCGGAACAACGCGCCCTGCTCGACCGGCTCGCCGCCGGCGACACGATCGCCGCCGCGGCCGCCGCCGAGTTCCTGTCGCTGCGCACCGCCAACCGGCGCATCGCCGAGGCCCGCGCCCTGTTCGGGGTGCGCACCACCCGCGAAGCGGTCCTGGCCTACCTGCGCCAGCGCCAACCCGAATAA
- a CDS encoding LuxR C-terminal-related transcriptional regulator produces the protein MADEPYLAASSTLRHGPALVVLAGPPGCGRSTLLQRIAAAAGGPVHSGGGLAMLAGVPALALSRAVRARLPGDDVHLLAEAVRSRVRGGLLVLDDLHHCDPATVAALPHLARTCRVLVALRTPHRLGDDTHQALREAATTWVNVAPLTGDEAHALARRTAARLDDATLNAVVARAGGNPLAVVALARQAAAGKAPAAQDADQIAYAIATALADLPRPARTALAALGLLGRPAPAALLGPGAADLHAAGLVATEPGGALHPVSAYVAETAAGLLDAAARADMHQRLAQLTPPAEAARHLAAAGDAAGAYRQALAAADAATGGERATQLLFACSLDTPVDLRVRLAAADAALVAGRPGDAAAVLAAAGARPTGVAAPLALEVAVLRGEALLQAGDPHAARDAVAGVPDTAAAPVLAGRDRVLLLAALDTAPMSALDLADKIAARHPDPLPGVAAALAAVRAAHRVPGWDTALAAAADPAGDPLISRWSAWLLVEHLAADGRLAESATAALRAADAAGAALAYGWQTRFLAAADWALALHGPDERADDLLRRAGNLTDLALPEQARAYASAATALIEADTGLLAAARARLTNAPAHPAADWVRREAAWLDGQPDRGTSPATGDGLLAGLHAITARWAAHDLGLREHPPIPTGLPAPARRTLTAWAVGTGFPAAADSWQPIALREQIRCLIAAGLTDPDRDRAVTALLRAEQLADTAGLTVLAGRARRALRTHGIHRDVRGRRSEGGLTQREQDVLRLVAAGEPTRRIAGQLGISTETVDTHIRASMRKLGARTRTEAAALAFAATRLDTSDNSEDGR, from the coding sequence GTGGCGGACGAGCCTTACCTGGCCGCATCCTCCACTCTGCGTCACGGCCCGGCCCTCGTCGTGCTGGCCGGCCCGCCCGGCTGCGGCCGCAGCACCCTGCTGCAGCGCATCGCCGCCGCCGCCGGCGGCCCCGTGCACAGCGGCGGCGGCCTGGCCATGCTCGCCGGCGTCCCCGCCCTCGCCCTGTCCCGCGCGGTGCGCGCCCGGCTGCCCGGCGACGACGTGCACCTGCTCGCCGAAGCCGTCCGGTCCCGGGTCCGCGGCGGGCTGCTGGTCCTCGACGACCTGCACCACTGCGACCCGGCCACCGTCGCCGCCCTGCCGCACCTGGCCCGCACCTGCCGGGTGCTGGTCGCCCTGCGCACCCCGCACCGGCTCGGCGACGACACCCACCAGGCGCTGCGCGAGGCCGCCACCACCTGGGTGAACGTGGCCCCGCTGACCGGTGACGAGGCACACGCCCTGGCCCGGCGCACCGCCGCCCGCCTCGACGACGCCACCCTGAACGCGGTCGTCGCCCGCGCCGGCGGCAACCCCCTGGCCGTCGTCGCCCTGGCCCGGCAGGCCGCCGCCGGCAAAGCGCCGGCCGCGCAGGACGCCGACCAGATCGCGTACGCCATCGCCACCGCCCTGGCCGACCTGCCCCGCCCGGCCCGCACCGCCCTGGCCGCCCTCGGCCTGCTCGGCCGGCCCGCCCCCGCCGCCCTGCTCGGCCCCGGCGCCGCCGACCTGCACGCCGCCGGCCTGGTCGCCACCGAGCCCGGCGGCGCCCTCCACCCGGTCTCCGCCTACGTCGCCGAGACCGCCGCCGGGCTGCTCGACGCGGCCGCGCGCGCCGACATGCACCAGCGGCTCGCCCAGCTGACCCCACCGGCCGAGGCCGCCCGGCACCTGGCCGCCGCCGGGGACGCGGCCGGGGCGTACCGGCAGGCCCTGGCCGCCGCCGACGCGGCCACCGGCGGCGAACGCGCCACCCAGCTGCTGTTCGCCTGCTCCCTGGACACCCCCGTCGACCTGCGGGTCCGGCTCGCCGCCGCCGACGCCGCCCTGGTCGCCGGCCGGCCGGGCGACGCCGCCGCCGTGCTGGCCGCCGCCGGGGCCCGCCCGACCGGCGTCGCCGCACCCCTGGCCCTGGAGGTCGCCGTGCTGCGCGGCGAGGCCCTGCTGCAGGCCGGCGACCCGCACGCCGCCCGCGACGCCGTCGCCGGGGTCCCCGACACCGCCGCCGCGCCGGTGCTCGCCGGCCGCGACCGGGTCCTGCTGCTCGCCGCCCTGGACACCGCCCCGATGTCCGCCCTCGACCTCGCCGACAAGATCGCCGCCCGGCACCCGGACCCGCTGCCCGGCGTCGCCGCCGCCCTGGCCGCGGTCCGCGCCGCGCACCGCGTCCCCGGCTGGGACACCGCCCTGGCCGCCGCCGCCGACCCGGCCGGCGACCCGCTGATCAGCCGGTGGAGCGCCTGGCTGCTCGTCGAGCACCTCGCCGCCGACGGCCGCCTCGCCGAGTCCGCCACCGCCGCCCTGCGCGCCGCCGACGCCGCCGGGGCCGCCCTGGCCTACGGCTGGCAGACCCGGTTCCTGGCCGCCGCCGACTGGGCCCTGGCCCTGCACGGCCCCGACGAGCGCGCCGACGACCTGCTGCGCCGCGCCGGCAACCTGACCGACCTGGCCCTGCCCGAGCAGGCCCGCGCGTACGCCAGCGCCGCGACCGCCCTGATCGAGGCCGACACCGGGCTGCTCGCCGCCGCCCGCGCCCGCCTCACGAACGCCCCCGCGCACCCGGCCGCCGACTGGGTCCGCCGCGAGGCCGCCTGGCTCGACGGGCAACCCGACCGCGGCACCAGCCCGGCCACCGGCGACGGGCTGCTCGCCGGCCTGCACGCGATCACCGCCCGGTGGGCCGCGCACGACCTCGGGCTGCGCGAACACCCGCCGATCCCGACCGGCCTGCCCGCCCCCGCCCGGCGCACCCTGACCGCCTGGGCGGTCGGCACCGGCTTCCCCGCCGCCGCCGACAGCTGGCAGCCGATCGCCCTGCGCGAACAGATCCGCTGCCTGATCGCCGCCGGCCTGACCGACCCCGACCGGGACCGGGCCGTCACCGCGCTGCTGCGCGCCGAACAACTCGCCGACACCGCCGGGCTGACCGTGCTCGCCGGCCGGGCCCGGCGCGCGCTGCGCACCCACGGCATCCACCGCGACGTGCGCGGGCGCCGCTCCGAGGGCGGGCTCACCCAGCGCGAACAGGACGTGCTGCGGCTGGTCGCGGCCGGCGAGCCGACCCGCCGCATCGCCGGGCAACTCGGCATCTCCACCGAGACCGTCGACACCCACATCCGGGCCAGCATGCGCAAACTCGGCGCCCGCACCCGCACCGAGGCCGCCGCCCTGGCCTTCGCCGCGACCCGGCTCGACACCAGCGACAACAGCGAGGATGGCCGGTGA
- a CDS encoding dynamin family protein, translated as MTGPLSQRLATLCHEIVTEFGPHAGGQVRQIGNRLHEPLRVAIAGRLKAGKSTLVNALIGRRVAPTAAGECTRVVTRFRYGPADRIDVVTRDGRRRSLPLDDDGMIPARLGTPATGIAYLDVTLTNDRLRTLTVVDTPGLSSTDVAASDRAARVVGDAPFDTDIDADSEREVAAAEAVIYVFTQAVRADDVRALDAFHDASARLATSPINALGVLAKVDTLTGGPGDPWPIAGPLATQQAALLARTVGDVVPLAGLLAETAGAGRLTDPDRDALARLAALPGDDLGLLLTSVDLFRTLPAPADPDRRERLLARLDLYGIGYACAQLAAEPRLGTGELVRRLLAVSGFPRLAHTLQQSFGWRSDAIKAGWALTRLERLAGHTTDPRLRARVRDTLEDLLRDPAYHRLKLLDAAQRAATGAVRLPADRETELIRLATSDDPAYILGRPGAGPQDLIAAAGRWRAYAVDGAGPAQARVAHIAHRGFQLLAQEVRDA; from the coding sequence GTGACCGGCCCGCTCAGCCAGCGACTGGCTACACTCTGTCACGAGATCGTCACGGAATTCGGTCCGCACGCTGGTGGCCAGGTACGACAGATCGGCAACCGTCTACACGAACCGTTACGGGTCGCGATCGCAGGTCGCCTGAAAGCCGGAAAGTCGACACTAGTGAACGCCCTGATCGGCCGGCGCGTCGCCCCGACCGCCGCCGGCGAATGCACTAGAGTGGTGACCCGCTTCCGTTACGGGCCCGCCGACCGGATCGACGTCGTCACCCGCGACGGCCGGCGCCGCAGCCTGCCCCTCGACGACGACGGCATGATCCCCGCCCGGCTCGGCACCCCCGCCACCGGCATCGCCTACCTCGACGTCACCCTCACCAACGACCGGCTGCGCACCCTCACCGTCGTCGACACCCCCGGCCTGTCCTCCACCGACGTCGCGGCCAGCGACCGCGCCGCCCGCGTCGTCGGCGACGCCCCGTTCGACACCGACATCGACGCCGACTCCGAACGCGAGGTCGCCGCCGCCGAAGCCGTCATCTACGTGTTCACCCAGGCCGTACGCGCCGACGACGTCCGCGCCCTGGACGCCTTCCACGACGCCTCCGCCCGCCTGGCCACCTCCCCGATCAACGCCCTCGGCGTCCTGGCCAAGGTCGACACCCTCACCGGCGGCCCCGGCGACCCCTGGCCCATCGCCGGGCCCCTGGCCACCCAGCAGGCCGCCCTGCTCGCCCGCACCGTCGGCGACGTCGTCCCGCTCGCCGGGCTGCTCGCCGAGACCGCCGGCGCCGGCCGGCTCACCGACCCCGACCGCGACGCCCTGGCCCGCCTGGCCGCCCTGCCCGGCGACGACCTCGGCCTGCTGCTCACCTCCGTCGACCTGTTCCGCACCCTGCCCGCCCCCGCGGACCCGGACCGCCGCGAACGCCTGCTGGCCCGCCTCGACCTGTACGGCATCGGCTACGCCTGCGCCCAGCTCGCCGCCGAACCCCGCCTGGGCACCGGCGAACTCGTCCGCCGCCTGCTCGCCGTCTCCGGCTTCCCCCGCCTGGCACACACCCTGCAACAGTCGTTCGGCTGGCGCTCCGACGCGATCAAAGCCGGCTGGGCGCTGACCCGCCTGGAACGCCTCGCCGGGCACACCACCGACCCCCGGCTGCGCGCCCGCGTCCGCGACACCCTGGAGGACCTGCTGCGCGACCCCGCCTACCACCGGCTCAAACTGCTCGACGCCGCCCAGCGCGCCGCCACCGGCGCCGTCCGGCTGCCCGCCGACCGCGAAACCGAACTGATCCGCCTGGCCACCTCCGACGACCCCGCCTACATCCTCGGCCGGCCCGGCGCCGGGCCGCAGGACCTGATCGCCGCCGCCGGCCGCTGGCGCGCCTACGCCGTCGACGGCGCCGGGCCCGCCCAGGCCCGCGTCGCGCACATCGCCCACCGCGGCTTCCAGCTGCTGGCCCAGGAGGTCCGCGATGCGTGA
- a CDS encoding dynamin family protein: MRDLTATMDTAVRDTLAYLRTVDMDAAADLAELRRLHLTRPAVVIVGETKRGKSSLVNALLGVPGLSPVDAAVTTATYLGFVPGPTRSARAWLPEGGEPVAVDDLTDWATGRRRARRIEVTHPAPLLQYLSLLDTPGAGGLDPAHATVALDAVRRGTALLFAADASAPLSRPELDFLAQAAERVDAVVFALTKIDAYPQWRRIAEDNQALLHAHAPRFAAAPWFPVSARLAELALATTDPDRQAALTDASKIPGLQHALIELAGRGHQLQLANVLRAARGELGRLHDLADAKVQAATADPARQAGLRADRAALAARKRTESRQWTLLLSAEIQRARVETVGLLRSRVAEIQQELGARIDTLRGDQLTRLPDDLDTQLQAVAATLSEHLETTFAQVADTVMASAFDTGERDAVLGKLNATLRHALAATPPRDGSGDNLLIALSAGGIAFMAGRGAALGMSVLGAAGGLLIPVAGIGLGLAAGGYVLYRRRVHSDRQHARTWLRDVLAEARAALADEITVRFTDLQYALSVALDDAVERRLKDLDAQIADIDAAAAEDASGRAKRRAAAQQELDTVRVRLRQADEALLRARALTPAPIDDER, translated from the coding sequence ATGCGTGACCTGACCGCCACCATGGACACCGCCGTCCGCGACACCCTCGCCTACCTGCGCACCGTCGACATGGACGCCGCCGCCGACCTCGCCGAGCTGCGCCGCCTGCACCTGACCCGCCCCGCCGTCGTCATCGTCGGCGAAACCAAACGCGGCAAGAGCTCCCTGGTCAACGCCCTGCTCGGCGTCCCCGGCCTGTCTCCGGTCGACGCCGCCGTCACCACCGCCACCTACCTCGGCTTCGTCCCCGGCCCCACCCGCAGCGCCCGCGCCTGGCTGCCCGAGGGCGGCGAACCCGTCGCCGTCGACGACCTCACCGACTGGGCCACCGGCCGGCGCCGCGCCCGCCGCATCGAAGTCACCCACCCCGCCCCGCTGCTGCAATACCTGAGCCTGCTCGACACCCCCGGCGCCGGCGGCCTCGACCCGGCCCACGCCACCGTCGCCCTCGACGCCGTGCGCCGCGGCACCGCCCTGCTGTTCGCCGCCGACGCCTCCGCACCCCTGTCCCGGCCCGAACTCGACTTCCTCGCCCAGGCCGCCGAACGCGTCGACGCCGTCGTCTTCGCCCTCACCAAGATCGACGCGTATCCGCAGTGGCGGCGCATCGCCGAGGACAACCAGGCCCTGCTGCACGCCCACGCCCCCCGCTTCGCCGCCGCACCCTGGTTCCCGGTCTCCGCCCGCCTCGCCGAACTCGCCCTGGCCACCACCGACCCCGACCGGCAGGCCGCCCTCACCGACGCCTCCAAGATCCCCGGCCTGCAACACGCCCTCATCGAACTCGCCGGCCGCGGCCACCAGCTGCAACTGGCCAACGTGCTGCGCGCCGCCCGCGGCGAACTCGGCCGCCTGCACGACCTGGCCGACGCCAAGGTCCAGGCCGCCACCGCCGACCCGGCCCGCCAAGCCGGCCTGCGCGCCGACCGGGCCGCCCTGGCCGCCCGCAAACGCACCGAATCCCGGCAATGGACCCTGCTGCTCAGCGCCGAGATCCAGCGCGCCCGCGTCGAAACCGTCGGCCTGCTGCGCAGCCGCGTCGCCGAGATCCAGCAGGAACTCGGCGCCCGCATCGACACCCTGCGCGGCGACCAGCTCACCAGACTCCCCGACGACCTCGACACCCAGCTGCAGGCCGTCGCCGCCACCCTCTCCGAACACCTGGAGACCACCTTCGCCCAGGTCGCCGACACCGTCATGGCCAGCGCCTTCGACACCGGCGAACGCGACGCCGTCCTCGGCAAACTCAACGCCACCCTGCGCCACGCCCTGGCCGCCACCCCGCCACGCGACGGCTCCGGCGACAACCTGCTGATCGCCCTGTCCGCCGGCGGCATCGCCTTCATGGCCGGCCGCGGCGCCGCCCTGGGCATGTCCGTGCTCGGCGCCGCCGGCGGCCTGCTCATCCCGGTCGCCGGCATCGGCCTCGGCCTGGCCGCCGGCGGCTACGTGCTCTACCGCCGCCGCGTGCACAGCGACCGCCAGCACGCCCGCACCTGGCTGCGCGACGTGCTCGCCGAAGCCCGCGCCGCCCTCGCCGACGAGATCACCGTCCGCTTCACCGACCTGCAATACGCCCTGTCGGTCGCCCTTGACGACGCCGTCGAACGCCGGCTCAAAGACCTGGACGCCCAGATCGCCGACATCGACGCGGCCGCCGCCGAGGACGCGTCCGGCCGCGCCAAACGGCGCGCCGCGGCCCAGCAAGAACTGGACACGGTACGCGTACGCCTGCGCCAGGCCGACGAGGCGCTGCTGCGCGCACGAGCACTGACCCCGGCGCCGATCGACGACGAAAGGTAG